The Cetobacterium somerae sequence TAGTTTTGGTTCTCTTTTTAGAGTACACATTTATGGAGAATCTCACGGTTCTGGTATCGGAGTTTTAATTGATGGTGTTCCATCTGGAATAAAGCTTACTCTTGAAGATTTTACTAAAGATCTTTCTAAAAGAAAATCTGGAAAAATAGGTACTACTCCTAGGAAAGAGGATGATATTCCTAATATTATTTCAGGAGTTTTTAATGATTTTACAACTGGAGCTCCTATTAATATTTTTTTTGAGAATAAAAACACTGATTCTAAAGTTTATACTGACTTTAAATCGCACCCTAGACCTGGTCATGCTGACTTTTCTGCTACTAAAAAATATTCAGGTTTTAATGATATTCGCGGTGGTGGTCATTTTTCAGGTAGATTAACGCTTGCTCTTGTTGCCGCTGGGGTCATTGCAAAAAAAATATTAAATGATTTTATTTTTTTTAGTGAAATTGAATCGATTGGTATTTTAAATAAGTTAGAGTTTGATAAAAAACTAGAAAATTACTTGCTTGAAACTACACATTCTGGTGATTCTTTAGGAGGAATAATCTCTTTAACTATTAAAAATGTTCCTATCGGTTTGGGAGAACCTTTTTTTGATTCTGTAGAATCTGTTCTTTCATCTATAATTTTTTCAATTCCAGGGATTAAAGGAGTTGAATTTGGTGCTGGATTTAAAGGAACGGAATTTTTAGGTAGTAAATTTAATGACTGTTTTATTGATAAAAGTGGAAAAACTTCGTCTAACAATAACGGAGGTATTAATGGTG is a genomic window containing:
- a CDS encoding chorismate synthase, with product MNSFGSLFRVHIYGESHGSGIGVLIDGVPSGIKLTLEDFTKDLSKRKSGKIGTTPRKEDDIPNIISGVFNDFTTGAPINIFFENKNTDSKVYTDFKSHPRPGHADFSATKKYSGFNDIRGGGHFSGRLTLALVAAGVIAKKILNDFIFFSEIESIGILNKLEFDKKLENYLLETTHSGDSLGGIISLTIKNVPIGLGEPFFDSVESVLSSIIFSIPGIKGVEFGAGFKGTEFLGSKFNDCFIDKSGKTSSNNNGGINGGITNGNDIFLKVAVKPTSSIFKSQETFNFKDNNIQSLKINGRHDVAFLLRVPIVLENAVAIALADLYLQNKKIFF